The segment ATCTGAAGTGTGGCTTTGATGTGGCTCTCATGTGAGAGCAGTTGGTTATAATACACAAAGTTTCAGTAGATAGGGACAGTATGTTGGAACCTTTTCTGTCTTATAGCAGATGTAGGTTATTTAGAAAGCCTTAACAGTCTGTGAGAACATGCAAGAAAGTCCATAAGATGGCTTTAGGAGCTCAGTCTTGTCTGTGTTTTGGCAGTAGCCTAAGTTGTTGGTGCTTTGAGGTGTGAAGACTTCGAATTCATTAATTATACAGAAGTGAACTTGCTTATTTGAAGAATTGGAGGGACACAATACTAAAGAGCTTTGTGATTCATTGAGTTTTCTGATGAAATGAGCAGTGGAACAAAACCTCTTCAAAGGCAAATCTTTCCAGTTGactaaatgattttttttaaaaaaattttgtcATTAGATGCTTAGTGTTGATAATGAATTGTGAGTGTATAATTACAATCATGATTTGCctatatataaaatgttttggttgtttCATTCTGGTTATTATAAAAAAGGGATACATACTtttgtttctgcagtttttAGAGATTCTGAAAGCTAAGTAAGCCCTGTGTGTTGACCTGTTCTTGTAATCTTTGGAATAGGCAAAGTAACAGTGGAGTGAAAACACTAGGAAAAGAATGTGAACATGTGATTCTGTAGCTGAACAATGATCTTCAGTCTCTGAAGATGTCAGCCCTGAGCACTTTAAAACTTACTTTTGCATACAGATTTTTaattggagagaaaaaaattgccttGTAAGCAAAGTTCCTCTATGACTTTGATCATCTGGATTCAGAAAACATTTGCTAAATCTGACGATTATATTTCAAAACCAAAAGTTACCATTTGTTCATGACCGTGTAGATCAGAAATGGACACCGAATATTAGCCACATTCAGTTCTGGAAATCTACTAGTCGAGGTTTTGTCACTTGTAGTTGTGCTTTGCATCTTCAGGAATACCAAACTTAACAGGCCTGGTTTTCTCCAAGGGCAACTGTGCTGAGAACACTGCAAAGAAGTTCACTATTTCCAGAGAGGAGCAAGACACCTACGCCATAGGCTCTTACACCAAGAGCAAAACAGCCTGGGACTCGGGAgtactgaaaaatgaaatagttCCTGTCACTATTACAAAAAAAGGTATTGTGGAAAGGTGTGATGAGATGAACTCTGTTTCTCATAGAAAGCTGGAACATTTTCTATGTTCAGTGCAAATTGTGTTGTTTAAGCATGCAAACCTCAGGAACATTGATTTTGATCACCTAAGAATTTTCTGTTAGTTAGACTTTCTGGTGAACAGCAGTCAGTGACCTGTCATCTGGTTTTtggttttcaatttttctttaatgttacACACCATATCTTCTTTTTTGTCTAAGTGAAAGGTTAGCTATTGAATTTAGTTATGGCTTAAGGACATCTATTtgtatctattttttttaatttacattaaaGATATACTCTATGTCCTTTTTGTTCAGCCACTGGGAAGTATAAATGGATTTGCTGTAAATAAATTTGATTAAGGAAtaactttttttcagtttatctAAGCACATTTCTTGATGCACATTTTACATGCATTTGCACTTTTAAACTGAAACAAGTTATTTATATAAGGCAGTATTTAGTAAACTGTTCTACAAAATACTAAACCAAATCTGAATTTCAGGGAAGCCAGATACAGAAGTGACAGAAGATGAAGAATACAAACGTGTCGACTTCAGTAAAGTTCCAAAGCTGAGAGCtgttttccaaaaagaaaatggtAAATATTATTGAAAGAACTGCTTAATTTTCTGCCAAGTGCAAGGATGCTTTGTCAGGGTGGAGAGTACTGTTCACAAGAGTCAGTGAACAAgagtctttatttttaaatgtctgctGACATAGAAATATGCTGCACAACAGCGTGAACTGGCTTGGATTAAAAGATAGTCCAGGAATCTTAAACCAGTGAACACCTCTTTTTGGGACACTTACCTTAAAAAGAGTGACAGAAGGGTTTCAGTTTTGCTCTTGGCTTGGTCTCTGCCAAGTGTAAACTCTTGTTGCTGTGGAGCTGGAGTGGCTTTACAGAGTTGCCATTGCTTCCTGAATCTGTAATTGATAAACCCTCCTGGCTAACTCAAAGCTGCCCCTCATTCACAACCCTTCCTGAGCTGGAATTCTGTGAAAAtgccagcagtgcagctgccaTGGAAGGCATGATCTAAACTGGCACTGGGATAAggatacaaatacctgtggCTGCATTTGCTTTATCAAATAGATAACAAAAACCAATTCATTTTTAGTTAACTCAGCGCAGCAAGTTTCACCAAATGATTGAGACTTCATGATCCATGAACTCAGTCCTTAACAGGATATGTATGAGTTGTTTTGCATTACATTTCACCTCTGTCTAAGGAGTGTTTTACCTTTTCTAGGAACAATCACAGCTGCTAATGCCAGTACCCTGAATGATGGAGCAGCTGCTTTGGTGCTGATGACTACAGAGGCGGCCAAGAGACTGAAAGCCAAGCCTTTGGCACGGATAGTAGGTATGATCCTGCTTACCTCTAGGGAAGTCCTGGAAAATACTCCCCCAGTGTGCTCTGACTGGGAGTCCTGGCTGGCTGGTTAGCTGGCATTATGGCTGCATCTTCCCAGTACAGTCCTTGACATTTCAAGTATCATACCAGCAGACTTTTGTCCataaacagaattttctatatataataataatctGAAAATATCATTGTGTGGCTTACTTAGGGCACTACAACTTAGATGCACACATTTCACAGACCATGGTATTCAGAATTTTTCTATCTTGGCAGCATTTTTTGCTTGCATGAAAGAAAATCATGTATGATAAAAATACAATGTCTTTCAACaccttttttgattttttttcttttttcagcttttgcagaTGCTGCTGTCGATCCTATTGACTTTCCAATTGCACCTGCATATGCTGTTCCCAAGGTAAGAATAAAACTGAGtggattttggaaaaaaagaacaaatttcCCTAGCATTCCACTGTTGGTTCATCCCCTCTCAGTGGGTCTTCTTGAATTAGGACTGAAATTATAATGATGTAATAAATACGAAGAGCAGATGTTTTACAGAGGACCAAGGCTAGAATGCAGATCCTGAGACTTAACAAATTTCTCACACCTATTTTGAAAGAGAATATTGTTCTGTATTGCTTTTAGCAACTTTGGACATGTTTACACCTTTTAAGTTTTGCAGCTTGTATGGCGAGAAGGCAAAATAAGTATGGTTGTACAAAGATAGACTCATTCTAAAAGGAACTGCAGAGAAGTGTATGGTGTGAGGCAGGACTGTGTCAGCTTGAATGGACTCACTCTAGCAGCAGTCTCAGTGTTGTGTGATGGAAATGCGTCCTTGGCATGGGCTCTCCATTCCTTCTTTGGTGAAAACCCAAGTTTGTGGTTCAGTCccttggttttgcttttccccATCTGACAAAGAGGTTCCTAAATGTGAATTTGTGAATCCAAGTATGGGCAGCCTGAGTCACTGACTTCGAAATAGACCTACTATTTCTGTAACTAGTTTCCTAATTTTTCCATAGTAgtaattattttgtattatttctaGATTCTAAGTGAGGCAGGCctgaaaaaagaagatattGCAATGTGGGAAATTAACGAAGCATTCAGTGTTGTGGTGCTGGCCAACATTAAAATGCTGGGCATTGATCCACAGAAAGTAAATATTAATGGAGGCGCTGTCTCTCTTGGACATCCAATAGGGTAAGCAAAATAAGCTCTGGGTTTTGCTCTGCACAGAGGCATTGTCTTCCAGGTAAGCAAGTTTTAAGCAAATAAGAGTATGTTTGATCATTATTATTGATTTGATTATGGGAGATTCATTCCCTTCTTTGAAAGAGCTTTGCTGCATGTAGTACACAGGCTGTAATACACAGGCTGACATgaagtgatttctttttcccaaagaaaCTTTAGCTATACAAAAACTCCATGTTTAAGAACCTTTGTGTTTTATTCCTCTCTAACTCCAGTACTTAATCTGTATCACAGAACTGCAGACAAACTGattgtttcagattttttgttGGTACTACATTCTGCTGAGTGCCCTGTGGCATTTGGCAGAATATAATaccaacaaaaaaattcagaatttccTTTAAACTAAGTTatgttcttctgtttttcttgtatttaGAATGTCTGGAGCAAGAATTGTCGTTCATATGGCCCATGCTTTGAAAGCAGGACAATATGGTCTTGCAGGAATCTGCaatggaggaggaggtgctTCTGCAATACTGATACAGAAGCTGTAGCCCAAGTAGGATCAGAAACACAGCCTTAAACGCTCTCTGATCAAATTATACGTGGTAGCTGTTACATTGTATTTATCAGTTAGTGGATGAATTCTGTAACTGCTATTCTAAAATTTCATAAAGGATCAACGATTACAAAGCCTGGCCTTTTATTGCTTGATCAGTGCAAGTTTTTATACAAGACAAATAATCAATGTCAAACTTTAATTTTGGCTTGAAACATGACAATAAAGAATGTTAACTATGGCTCCCTCTGTCACTGACATTTCTTGAAGGCCCTTGAAAAGGAATTCTCTTGGTAACTCACAGAGTGCTGCTACTGGAAATGGCTGTTTTCTcctaaaaattatttgctgCATTGACAGCAGCTTGGTGCTGAAGATGCTGTTTCCTATGAAAGGGAATGGATAATTCATCTCTTCTGTAGTACCAGAGTGCCTGAGCTGAAACGTTAGGGTGGGTAATGGATGCCCCAGGCAAGAGTTACATTAAGTCTcaaacagcaaattaattttaagtgtCACCATCACTATTAAGCATTTCATGCTCAAGACAATTTTTGTGCTGCATGCTCCAGTCCCTCTGACAGTTGTTATTAGGACTCAGTGTTTAACACTGCACTCTTTGTCTTCAAAAACAACTGACCAACAGGATCTTTCTATTCAGTACCTGCAAAGCTGCTTAGTGCACTTAAAAACATTAAGCTCGACACAcaactttttattaaaacaaaaatatttattcaagcTGTAAACACTATGCAGTATTTAGTTATTGGATGGGTTTAATATAAACATCTACTGCATAATCTTGGTTCCTTAGGAATCCTTGTATTCTACCTGAAACATTGCCCTGTTGCTGTACAGATCTCTTACAAGAAAACTTGCAAATTTTTTTAAGACGTCAACAATTTGAgaacaaaggaagaaacagGAGTAGAGAAAATTCTGCAGATTTGGAGCAAGGTGTGCTCATTCAGCAAATGTAGGCTGAGCTTCACCTGCACTCCTTTGGGAGAGGGTTTGTGCAATAGCTATGACAACCTCTAtgttaaacagaaaaatcagatgCAAATTTTTCCATGTCTGGCTGAAAATTTAAGAGTTAGACAGTTGAACTCAGCAGTACAACTGAAAGGTGAGGGAACTGACTTTTGCATTAGAACACACAGTAATTCTTGTTTAGCTGTTGCTTCAGTTGAAGCATTCCTACTGAGGCAAGACCCCACACAAAAGCACATTGCTTGAAAACAGCTTTTGCATTTGAGTGACTTCCTATGTAGCAAATACTTTAAACAGAGGCGGCTTGTCCAGATTCAAGTTCTTGTCTGAATGACTGGCTGGGAGAAGCTTCACCAGATGAGAAACACATTTTGAGGTTTTACTGGCCTTATGTTTAGCTATTggtatttttgttattttgttcaAAGCCTTACAACACAGGTTTGACAGTTACAAATGGGAGTGTGAGCACAAGCCAGTTAGAGCTGAGTATTTAAGTCCTTTTCAGATTCAACAAAACAATGAGAAGTGGCCAAGGCAGCTGCCCTGTCTTAGAGCAGTGAGTGACAAACACCACCTTTCCACAGACCGGCTGCGCGCTTCGGAGGGGTGAGtagagaaagcagcagaacacaGACAACGTGGTCTAACAGGAAATGTACAATCTTTCTTACATTTCATTTATACAAATTTACAGGTTTGCAATTTAAATGGCTCTATAATTATGCAAGtgctttttcaaaaataaacatataCCAACTCAATGATATTTACACTTTGCTACCTGCTTCAGAAACAGCATGACTTTGCTATAAAGTGAAACTTCAGTGCACTGAAAGTGCAACTTGCCCTTTAGAGTtaacttcccacacaaaaccTCAGCACCGCTCCACTGAGCTTCAGATGGCCCCACTTCAACTTCTTGTTCATTCATCATAATGCAAAGACAACAAGAACTTGTCCACATCCATTCCTGCTGGAAATGAATTTGGGAGCTTCTTTTTCTGTAGGAGAGGAAAGTAACAACTGTGTTAAATACAAAGAACCTGGGGGAACTGAAAAGCCTGCAAGCATTCCTTTCTTCCTTATCCTTCCATCCACCTTATAGCTGTTCCTGCACAAATCTGCCCCAGAACTCAGACACTGCTGTGTGCCCTTGAGATGTGCCCCTGCTCCGTGTAATGGAGCACGTTCCAGCCTCAGTGTTTCAGGAGCATGCCAAAACTAAGTATGGGAATTACAAAGTTATACTCCTTTTTGGTTATTTACATTCATTTACAGCCAAAGACACCTTTTTGTGTCTCACACCTTGGCTATTTGCCCTTAAATCCTCAAGTCAAAAGCACAGTGCTGCACACTACAGAGACTGGGAGTATCACTCATGGTACTAAACAAGGATGCAAGAACAGCCTGAATTCTACTAAGGCCTACTTTGAGTTTGGCTTATTCCCACATTCCACCCAGAAACTTAGAATTTAGAAACTCATTCATGTTTTAGGAGAAATAATGTAATTGTCATTCATGCCTATTTAGAGAGTTAATAGGAGTTACTTGTGTGTATCTGAAGATTAAACCAATCTTAAGAAAGCTTAGTTCAGATTACACTCAAGAGGCAAAGTTGGAAAAACTGGCTAATCTAAATAGGATGTCAGGCATTTACACTAGCATCTCTGAACCATTCCATTAAAATAGTACACGTGAAGATACCTAATACATATTtagaattttaatgaaaagaagCAGATGTTTGTACTtgccttgattttctttttttttgctggtgttGGAGAGCTCTGAAGgtcttttctgtttgcagaacGAGAATTTCTCTCGCCCTCATTCAAGTCCTccagtttccttttcttcacGGTGCTCCTCAAggccctgagctgctgggtgTTGTCCTTGAGGGGCGTTGCCGCGCTATTCCTCGCGATGGCGGCCCGCGACAGGATCATGAGGGTGTGTGCGGCCATGCTGACGCTGTTCTCGCTGCCCGTCTCGCTGGCCGGGCTGCAGGCGGGCAGGTCGGGCGTGGCGGGTGGCACCATGATGCGCGGCGTGGCGCTGTCCTCGGTGAAGCGCCGGCACGTCGGCGTGCGCATGCTGTCCGTGGTGTCATCCGCGTGCCTGTCCCCGACTCCCGACGGCGTCCGGGGCACCGGCAGCTCTCCGTTTTCAGCTGTCTTTCCAGCGGGGCTTTGCCATTGGATGTCCTGCAGCATCTCCGCACGCTGCTTACTGAAGGGGCTGGACAGGCTGAGGCCTTGGCTGGAAGCTTTGGCGGCTTCTCGCTTCGTCTCCTTGGAGGACAAGGAAACAGACGCTGATGATTTGCCATTGCCAGCCCCATTCGACAGTGACCCCTGCTTCTTGTTCAGCTCCTGCACCGAAGGAACCGTCTTCTCGTTCCACGAGGCAACGCTTTGTTGGCCGTTTGAGAGTTTGGCAGTGTCCTGGttcttctgcttttcatcaGTGTCCCTTTGTAACTCGTTTTCCTTGTTTGCTGTCGTCTTGTGGAAGGGATCTGACAAAAGCCCTGCAGTTGCCGCCTTCCGCTCGGGCTGCGGCTCCTTTGCAGATGCGCTTCTGTTGCTACCGACTTCTGGCCTGCACAGAATTCTGGgcaatgttttttctttgtctctctttGGTACCTGTGCCTTAGCAGAGGAGGATGCTGAGTCAACAGCAAATGAAGGGTTTTCGTTTCTTTCCTTCTGGGATGAACTCTTAGCAGCCTGAATCTGGGTGTTCCCTCCTGCAATGGGTAGGACGTTATCAAAGCGAAGCACTCTCCTGTGACTCTCACTCTGCCTTGAATTTGAGCTTGTGCTCTCTGCTGGTGCAACAGGTAAGTTCTCTTCCACTTTCCTTCCTGGTTCTGCACTGGTGAGCTTATCCCAATTTCCAGCCCTGAAAcaagatgaaaacattttattacgTGTTTGTTCTTACTAGGCAACTTAATTTCAATTGGCTGGAAGTCCCCATCCATCTCCCAAAAAAGCTCTCTCCATCCTGAAATACAAGTATTTCATCAGCACATAAAGACCAAGAGTAAGGAATGACAACTGCAGAAAGCTCAGAAAGGCTTTCTTGGCAAAAAGGTATGAAACAGTCTGTACACTGAACAATTAGGCAGAATGAGGCTCTTCAGCCCGGAAAGAGAGATCACTGAGCAACAGAGCTCTGTAAAGAAAGCCCACAAAAATGAAActatttcaaaaatgaaatgtaCCTTCCAGTAGAAAAACCAGGGGCATGAAATAACACTGGTATTAGGTTCAAAACACAACAAGGAGGTCTGGACAATGGATGTAACTAAACCTGGGAACATTTTTACCTTGGGATATTCGTGGATGCTGGTAGTTTACTTGACCTCAAAAAGAAACTGAGCGCATTCATGACAGGACAGTCGATGCCAGAATACTACTTATGGCTCTGGAAGTCCTTGGAGCTGAAATTCCTAAGAGGCTGCCACAATATTTTGGACAATGTAATCACGTGTGTGCCTTGTACTCTTCCCTTTGCACTTGCTGTGCGTGGTGGGACACTGAGCAAGACAAAAAAGCTTCCAGTGGGCATCTGGACAACAACATCCAAACTCCCTGGGGTGTGGTCTCCACCTGCCAACCAGCCCCATTCATATGAAAAAGCCACCACTGCACTGtggaaagaagaaagcttctgttCTATCAGCTCATACCACTGTTGCATCTGTGCCCTTTGCCTGCCTTAGGCTGCATTTCCAAGAGGAGCTTTGGCATCATTCATCTATGTCTGTAAGACTCTCTCCCTGCAGATAAGCCTCTATGATTTCTAAGAGGAAAACTCAAGTGTTTGGGATGCTCACTTTGGTACCTCTGAAATGGTAGAAAAGGTCTGAGTGGCAGCAGTTTATTTCCATTAGGTTTGAGATGAGACAGAGGGTAGAAAATAGAAGTAAGTAATTACACCTCTTTGCAGGGAAGATTTTGCTCTCTTTGCAATGCAAAACATACATCTAGAGGTCAAAAGTtaacagaaaactgaatttttaaagtgGGATTATCCAAGATCTTGcttctgtggttttaaaaaaaccagtaCTTTTTGCATGCATGTATTTGGTATAACTTGATATATGGTTGGGGTCTTTTAATAAGCTGACTTTAATGTTCCTGTTTTATCTCCACTTTTCCAGCATTTTGAGAGAGTTCTAAATAGgtacatttttaaagtatgtgCTATTTTTACAATAAAAGATTATTTCACCTCTAATACTTAAATTGAACTTCTGATCTCCTCCTACATTGTTTTGCTCGTTccacatctttttctttcagaagtcCATTAATGGTAAGGAGAGTTACTACAGCAGCCTTGCTTGCTTCCCATTTGCCCAAAAGAAAAGTAGCACCTGCCCCAATAAGAAATTATGTTCATCTATATAAAGTTAGCATGCTGTTGTCCTCGCCATCTTTGCATTCAGTTCTCACTTTTTAAATGACTAGGAGAGTTCTAATCCACACAGCTAAAACACAGAGGCAGAACCCAGTCTAATAAACTCTACTGGATTTGGGTCAGAAAATGGTAAGGGCAATGAGACTGCACTACAAAACCATGGATACCACtcatctgaaaagaaaaaataaaggttttaatcaTTTAAATCTCCCAGTAAATGTAACAGGGAATTCTCCTAGCTTACACTCCACTCAAACCATTTTTATTTGAGAGTTGAGACAGGAGAAAGTAAAGACAAAGCCATACAAAATTGACACAGGAACAGTGACAAGACAATTCGAGCACAGGCTGCACCATTTCCAGCACACATCTGTATCAATGCTCCTAGCAgacaggcagcaggaaagggggAACTGCTTATGCCACTACTACAAAAAGCTCCTCTCTTCAACAACATCGGATGAAGAAATTCAcgacaggaaaaagaaagcaagtttCAATACCTAGCACTACTGACCTCTGCGTTCGAGGATTTGCATGGCTCAAAGGCTCAGCTGCATTTGGTACCGGTTTTCCTGGAACAACAGATGAAGTATCAATGAATGACAAGTAAATAATTTCACAGTACAATGACATTTCACCTGACAGAGAACCAATAGAGAAAAACCCAGCAACAAACTCTGCAGTATTTTGTAACTTTAAACTTTACTAATTAGTAGACTAGCAAAGAGCAAAGAAGAAGCTTGCTGTCTACACTTAGCTAATGCACAGCTCTGGCGAGACAAAACAAACTATCCTGAACTTAAAAATGCACCGTGGGGATTTCCAAGGAGAAGGACTTTAATACAGGGAACTCTCAGCTACCCATCAGCAAACCAGAATGCAAGCTACTATACAATCCTAGCTTTTATCTTGAgttgaaatttcattttattttcatttttataagtAAACctactctttttaaaaaaggcagaTAGGCTAAAGCACAAGTTGTCCTTATAACTCAATGTTtctattttcaattatttttctttacccTTTCCAAGACTGAGAAATTATCATAACTCCAGTCTTGTTACAATTAACTATTTAAAGAAGCAAGATCTCAATGAAAAGAATATACAGAAGCATATGCCCGAAAGGGCAAAAGGAAAACGGACAGGAGAGTGCATTTCTTGTATAAACATGCAACACTTCTAATAAATACTTTTCCTTAATAAATTTTTAGAACTCCTGACTCTTCTAATATCTGCATTACTATATGGCTTGGTT is part of the Prinia subflava isolate CZ2003 ecotype Zambia chromosome 3, Cam_Psub_1.2, whole genome shotgun sequence genome and harbors:
- the ACAT1 gene encoding acetyl-CoA acetyltransferase, mitochondrial, whose protein sequence is MAAAAGAMLSGRRPAAGLLRALKCTSRGYASQRTLNEVVIVSAVRTPIGSFQGSLSSLPANKLGSIAIKGAIDRAGIPAEEVKEAYMGNVLQAGQGQAPARQAVLGAGLPIATPATTVNKVCASGMKSIMMAAQSLMCGSQDVMVAGGMESMSNVPYTMSRGATPYGGVKLEDLIVKDGLTDAYNHIHMGNCAENTAKKFTISREEQDTYAIGSYTKSKTAWDSGVLKNEIVPVTITKKGKPDTEVTEDEEYKRVDFSKVPKLRAVFQKENGTITAANASTLNDGAAALVLMTTEAAKRLKAKPLARIVAFADAAVDPIDFPIAPAYAVPKILSEAGLKKEDIAMWEINEAFSVVVLANIKMLGIDPQKVNINGGAVSLGHPIGMSGARIVVHMAHALKAGQYGLAGICNGGGGASAILIQKL